Proteins from one Methanobacterium sp. genomic window:
- a CDS encoding 4Fe-4S binding protein codes for MKAWLKFSPRIVSKHVISDLIKTYDVTFNILRADITPKGGKMLIEISGSEAEEGIKYMEKEGIQLNPIKKVVKKDEDKCVDCGECVSLCPVEAITIDGKWTVLLDDQKCIGCGFCMSSCPTKAIKIADSE; via the coding sequence GTGAAAGCTTGGCTAAAATTTTCACCTAGAATTGTGAGCAAACACGTGATATCTGATTTAATCAAAACCTATGATGTGACCTTCAATATTCTGCGAGCTGATATCACCCCGAAGGGTGGTAAAATGCTTATAGAAATCAGTGGCAGTGAAGCAGAAGAAGGAATAAAATACATGGAAAAAGAGGGAATCCAACTCAACCCTATTAAAAAAGTGGTTAAAAAGGATGAAGATAAATGTGTAGATTGCGGTGAATGCGTCAGCCTCTGCCCAGTAGAAGCTATTACCATTGATGGAAAATGGACAGTGCTGCTGGATGACCAGAAATGCATTGGCTGCGGCTTTTGCATGTCTTCATGTCCTACCAAGGCCATTAAAATTGCTGATTCAGAATAA
- a CDS encoding GNAT family N-acetyltransferase, which yields MNSNYFTESVRKLRTDEKIPYDLLLLADETIEAIDKCIEDSEIYILEKQQKILGVYVLQFIDKRSVEIKYIAVDEKFQGQGIGTFLLEDAILRAKKNGFENITIKTGDCGIKQLHLYQKVGFEIFDVEKNFFIDNFPEHIYEDGRLCKDRVILKKIIMNLKKENPN from the coding sequence ATGAATTCAAATTATTTCACAGAATCTGTGAGAAAACTTCGCACAGATGAAAAAATCCCATATGATCTATTATTGCTAGCAGATGAAACAATAGAAGCCATAGATAAATGTATTGAAGATTCTGAAATATATATTTTAGAAAAGCAGCAAAAAATACTTGGAGTTTATGTCTTGCAGTTCATTGATAAAAGAAGTGTTGAAATTAAATATATTGCTGTTGATGAGAAATTCCAAGGGCAAGGTATTGGTACGTTTTTACTGGAAGATGCCATTTTAAGGGCAAAGAAAAATGGGTTTGAAAATATAACCATTAAAACTGGTGATTGTGGAATTAAACAACTCCACTTGTACCAGAAAGTGGGTTTTGAAATATTTGATGTTGAAAAAAACTTCTTCATTGATAATTTTCCGGAACATATCTATGAGGACGGAAGATTATGCAAGGATAGGGTTATACTAAAAAAAATAATTATGAATCTCAAAAAAGAGAATCCAAATTAA